Part of the Maridesulfovibrio sp. genome, ATCCATGGCCCGAGCCGTATTCATTACCCACATTATCGCTTCGGAAACCGGGCTGAAACAGCATTTCACGGTCATGTTCCTGAATATGCGGCCCGGTAGTGTAAACATTCAGTTTCAATCCGTCCCAACCGTTGCGAAAGTAATCTTTGACCATATCCCAGCCGTATGCAGCGAATTTATCCCTACGCCCGTCACACATAGTCTCATCGCGGGTATATTTGACAGCATTAGAAAAAAGATTGGCATACACTTGCGATATAAGCCCGACATCGGCAACAATACGCACTTCCCGATCCGGCACACCGCCCATACTGATATCCAAACGAATACCACGATCCTCGAACCGGGAACGATAACGTTCAAGCTGCGGTTCAATTATCTGCTTGAGAAGGTTGCAAGGCCGCTTTTCAACAATATAACGCCCTTCTTCAAAGTGCTGCCTGCGCAACAGGGTTTCTAAAAAAAGGCTGGTCTGCTCGTAGTGGCTGTGGATTTCATTGAACTGACTGACCAATCCATTATACATACCTTCGAGATCTGTGCGTATTTCAGATTTACTCTTCCCTTCAATATCTGATTCCAGCTTTCGGATATTCTCAATACGATCCCGCAACCTATTATAAAATAACTTGAAATACATGTTAGGGACGATGACATTATGGCCCACATCCTTGACCAGATTACGCACGAATTCAAGATGTTCTTGACCCTTGCGGCGCAGGATCTTGCTATGCAACTGGAAGCCGACCCGATTAACGTACTTTTCAAAAAACAATGACTGGTGTTCTGAAAGGTCCGCCATCTTATAAAATTCAAAACAACCGATGACATCTCCGGCTGGCTTAAAAGGAAGCTGATCGACAAGTTCAAGATTGCCACGGATGGGTATAAAAAGATGGCCGGCGTGGAAAACCTTTTCAAGGGGAACGGAACTGCATACAGGAGCACGGCTCTCAGTTCGCCCGACAGGTACAAAATCATCCGGCCCCATTGCAAGATAAAGCCTGCAGTCAATGTTGAACAGCGACCTTGGAACTGCAGTGCAGACGGCAAAGAAATCTTCGAGGGAATCAAACTCCTGCGCAAGATCAAAAAAAATCATCAAAGCCCGTTTTTCGGTTGCGGAAAAACTGTAATCTTTATAGTCATCCATTTTCTCATGGATACGCCGCTGTATCTGCAACATCTTCTCAGGGCCGGCACCTGCAGAAAGATGGAATCCTTCTCCTAGCGGACCTTCAGGTTCATAAGAAGACACGTCTGCACTTTTCTTTTCGTTGCTCATAACTATCTATCCGGGGTTCAATATAGAAAGGGGCTTCTCTGTATCATACGGTCCCGAGGAAAAAGGAGCAAGCTAGAAGATGATTTTTTGTGCTTCCCCTTAATCCGAAAGCCATATTAACAGTCTGAATGTTTACTGTGGCTTCATTTTATGAGAAAGTCCGCAATCTAAACTATTCAGGGAAACAACCATGCCCGAAATAATTCTCATTCAAATCTCCGGCGAGGACAAACCCGGCCTGACTTCTGCTCTCACAGGAGTGCTGGCGGGATACGGCATTGATATTCTGGATATCGGCCAGAGTGTAATCCACAGCCAGCTTGTGCTTGGCATATTGATCCGCATCCCCCTTGAAGCGGAATCCGCACCGGTACTTAAAGACATCATGTTCAAAGGGTACGAACTCGGAGTAAACGTCAGGTTCAAGCCTATTGAAGCAGACAAGTATATGGACTGGGTCAACGCCCAAGGCAAACCCAGACACATAGCCACACTTGTGGGCCACAAACTGACCGGAGCCCACATCTCCAGAATTTCTGAAATCATAGCCGACAACGGATTGAACATCGATATGATCCACCGTCTGTCCGGTCGCATTCCCATGAACGGAGAGCCCGCACCGCGCCATGCCTGTGTTGAATTCTCCATCCGCGGAGTTCCTGAGGATCTGGACCGCATGCGCTCCAATTTTCTGGAAATGGCCGCCGAAGACCAGGTAGACATCGCCCTGCAGGAAGACAATGTTTTCCGCAGAAACAGACGCCTTGTGGCTTTTGACATGGACTCCACCCTCATTCAGGCCGAAGTAATTGATGAATTGGCCAAAGCCGCCGGTTCCGGCGAGATTGTCAGCCGGATCACTGAATCGGCCATGCGCGGAGAGATTGACTTCAAAGAAAGCCTGCGCCAGCGTCTGGCAACCCTCAAGGGCCTAGATGAAAGCGTCATGGAAGATATCGCCCGCAAACTGCCCATCACCGAAGGCGCAGAGCGACTCATCTCCAACCTGAAAAAGTTCGGCTACAAGACCGCCATCATCTCCGGCGGGTTCACTTATTTCGGAGAAAAACTGCAGGAAAAGCTGGGTGTGGATTACGTCTACGCCAACCGCCTTGAAATCAAGGACGGCAAGCTGACCGGCGGAGTTATCGGCGATATCGTTGACGGAGCCAAGAAAGCAGAGCTACTGCACAAAATTGCAGAGATGGAAAAGATAAGCCTGCAACAGTCTATTGCAGTGGGTGACGGGGCAAACGACCTGCCCATGCTCTCCATTGCAGGACTGGGAATAGCTTTCCACGCCAAGCCCAAAGTCAAGCAGGATGCACGCCAGTCTATCTCTCATTTCGGACTGGATTCCATTCTGTATCTGATCGGCTTACGCGACAGGGATACTGATTAGGAATGCCTCCGACGGCTTAAAACCTTTTATTAAGGCTTCGCCGCTTCATATTATACAAACACAATAAGCCCCGGAAAGAATATCTTCCCGGGGCTTTTCCATACTCAATTCAATAATCCAGACTACATATCCACAGCTTTGATCCAAATTACAGCATCCTGAGAGAGTTCTTTACCCTTGAACTCTTTGTCTGGACCGGCACCCAGTGCGCAGAAGCCCCACCATCCCGCTTTGGGAACGGTGAAGGTTACGTAGCCATGAGCATCGGTTTTAACACCCATGGTTACGAAAGCATCGTGAGGAGCCTCAGATTTTGCTTCTTTCTTAAATGAATTGTTTTCCATGTCAGGCTCATGGTTCATGTACTCAACTTCAACGTCAGCATTGGGAACGGGCTTGCCGTCGGAAAGGAGCTGCGCCTCGAAGGTCATACCGGTCCACATTGCATAAGGCTTAACAAGGGGAACCCATTCAGTCTTAAGGCCGGCAGAAGCAGCCCAGTTACCGGGCAGGCCGCCAACGTTCATGTAGGTCTTGGTAATCTGCTGGATGTAGATATCTTCTTCTCCTTCATAGTATGGAGCAGGAACCAGAACCAGAGTGTAATCACCCATGGAACGAACAATCTTCTTGGGAAGTTTTGCTTCGTAAGCTTCACCGGAGTTGGTCAGGCTGGTCCATGTGATGGGTTTAAGCAACTTTTTAAGGTCATACTTTTTAGTTTTACCCTCTTCACCTTTCTGATGCAGCATGTAGAATTCTTCAGGCATGCCCATTTTCATAGTGTGACCGGCTTCATAGGGATGGGTAAAGACAAGCTTCACATCGGTTTCAGCCCCCTTGTTTATCGCAATTTCCGGGGTATAAATCATCTGAAAGTGGGCAGAAGCCGGAACCGCCATGGCAACCACCAGCAACAGGTTGAGAAAAACTACCTTCATCTTCATCTTGTTTCTCCTGATTGTGATTTTGATCCTCTTTATCAAAAGACAAAGAAAATTTTTTGAATTTTGGAATTAACAGCACACATCATTGTACCCTCATAATGCGTGCAGAAGAACCGCCTATTCAACAATATCGGAACCGTCGATTTCAATGGAGTGGCCTTCGCCGCCATCAAAAGTAACAGTATAGTGGCCTGCAGGTTTCTTGAATTCAAACTCGCTGTTCTCATTCATTGCCCCCTTAAAGATAACTGCACCGGAATCATCACGAATGAATATTTTAACACCGGAAGCTGAAGAACCGTCAGAGAATCCTCCTTCGCAGAGAACGGTACCGTCACCGTTATCAAAGCAACTGCACAAAGGGGAATGGGCCAGAGCGGCAGTAGCGGAAAGAACGATCAGTCCGGCTGCCACGACAAGTTTAGCAATTATGTTTTTCATAGCTGTCTCCTATAAGTTATTTATTGGTTACTTGGTTGATATTCATAGGAAGAAGAAACCTTATCCGACGCAATCTTGTGCACCAGTGCAATCAGCAGCGCCACCGATAAAGCCAGTACATAGAATCCCTTCATCATGGTTATTCCGCTTGCCCCGATGGCATTACCCAGAGTGAAGACCGAAGAGGCCACACCGAAGCCTACTGCTGTGGGAAAGAAGATGGCAAAAACCATCCACTTATAAGACCCGGTCTGCACCTTGACCATAATCGTAGCCGCAAGGCAGGGAGGATACAGGGCAAAGAAAAGAATAACTGCAAGGGCATGCAGGGAATTCATGCCGCTGTGCTGACTTTCATTGTCCATGCGCTGCTCAAGGGTCTGATTGTCATCAGCGCCCTGCTGGTACAACACACCCATGGTCGCCACGGAGGATTCACGGGCCGCAAAGGAGCTGATCAGGGCGATATTAATTTTCCAGTCAAAACCTGCGTATTTAGTTACAGGCTCAAGGGAACGCCCGATCATACCGAAGAAGGAAGTCTTGATTTTTTCTTCCTTAATCATGCGGCGCAGAGATTTTCTTGCAGTTGAGACCTTGCGCAGGGCACGGTTCACAACCTTGGCTGCTTTGTCACCACCGGGCTTGACCAGAATAAAGGAATCTGGATTGGCTTCCTTAAATGAACTGTCCACCCTTGCAGCTCCCTCTTTGCCGGAAGCATTCATGCGGGCACGCTTGTAATCATCATAGAGATTAAGCAACGGCAGCATTTTATCTCCGGTGGCAAGGGCTGCATAAGCATTCTCTGCGACATTTGAATCATAAACTGCAACAGCTTTGCTCATCTCGGCTTCATAGTAATCCATACGTTCCGCCGAGAGTCCGGGAAACTGCAGCAAAGAAAACACGCACAGGGAAACCGCAACAACAATGGAACCAACCTTTTTAATGTACTCCCAAGTCCTTTCAAGTGACCGCTGGGCCACACCGAAGAAAGTGGGAGCATGGTAGTTGGGCATTTCCATAATGAAGGGAGCTGTTTCACGTCCTTTAAGGACTGTTGTGGTCAGGATCTTAGCAATGATCAGAGCCATGATGATCGTAATTGTCGAGATAAAGAACATTGCCCATGACTTGTGGTCCGCAAAATAGATGTTCACCAGCAACGTGTAGAGCGGAATTTTGGCAAGGCAATTCATAAACGGCACGGTCAGGATGGTTGCCAGCCTTGAGCGCTCATCAGGAATGCCTTTTGTGGACATAATTCCCGGAACAGCGCAGCCCCCGGCAAAGACCCCCCCCAGAATAAACGGCAGGGTCGATTGCCCGTGCAGGCCGAAACTGTGGAAAATACGATCAAGAATAAAGGCTATCCGGGCCATATAGCCGGAATCCTCAAGAATTGCGATCAGTGCAAACAGAATCAGAAAAATGGGGACATAGTTAAGCAGGGTATTGGCACTGTCCACCATCCAAAGGACCATGGACCGCAACAGGGAATCTTCAATCAATCCCGCAGGGGGCAGGATAGATGCGACAAAATCCCTGAACGTGGCCAAAAAAGGCCAAGTATACTTGGTAAGCTCGTATCCCTGGACAATGGAAAGTTCATAAATGAGATAGACAGTAGCCAGCAGAAAAAACGGAGCCAAGGCACGGTTCAGAACCCAGTGGTCGATCCTTTCGGAAATAGGCTGTCCGGAATCTTTTTCCTTGGTAACGCAGGCCTCTACAATTTCTCCGGCAACCCTGTCACGGCAGGCAACAATGTAGTCGCCGGTATCAACTCCGGTTTCATCTTCAAAAGCCATTCTGCGGGAAAGAGCATCTTCAATAATAGGCTTACCGTTTGAATGCTTGGTCTCAACAATCTTCCGGGCCTCGGAATCATTTTCCAAGAGCTTGATTGCCAGCCAGCGCAAGGGATAGAGTACTCCAAGACTGGTATCTGCTGCCAGCTGTTCTTCAAGAGCCTCTGCGTGGATTTCCAGATCACCGTAGTCGATAACCACCGGACGGGAATATGCTTCCTGATTAACTGCCTTGCGAATGGCAGCTTTCAGGGCCTGCTTGCCTTTACCCTTACGTCCGATAGTCGCGACAACGTCAACACCTAGACGATTAGTGAGTTCCTTCAAGTCAATCGAAAGCCCCTGACTCGTCGCAACGTCCATCATATTCAGAGCTACGGTGACAGGAAAATTCATCTCCAGAACCTGAAAAGTAAAATATAAACTGCGGCGCAGACAGGTTGCGTCCATGACGTTTACAACTACGTCCGGCTTTTCTTCCAGCAGGAATTCACGGGAAACCCGCTCCTCAAGGGAAAATGAAGTCAGGCTGTAAGTGCCGGGAAGATCGACCACTTCATAACGTGTCTTTCCTTCGCGATAACTTCCCACCTTCTTATCAACTGTTACACCGGGATAGTTGGCCACATGCTGATTTGCCCCGGTCAGCATATTATATGTTGTTGATTTACCGGCGTTCTGCTGCCCGGCGAGAGCGACGAGAAAGTTATCTTTCATCGCCTGTTTACCTTCAGCGCTCATCTTCCACCTCAATCTGGTAAGCCTCGGTGCGACGCAAGGTCACGCAGTATCCTGCTACACGCAACTCAAGAGGGCAGCCCAATGTCGCCACACGGACAACTTCGATCTCCCTGCCGGGGACAAAACCCAAATCAAGCAACCTCTGCCGCACCGCACCATTGGAAGAATGACCACGAATTACGGCTTTTCCACCAATTGGGATGTCCAGAAGGCTTTTGCCATGTATGCGGCAAGGCTTCCCCTGTCTTCTTCCGCCAGCACCATGACGCCCCTTCCTTATGGAAGCAGGTTCACGGTTAAAGAAATCAAACTTGTTCAACATAACTTTAGCCTCGTTGTTTGCATTCGATTTTGCAAATGAATTTCGAAATCAATTACTATAGATGCAGATTTCAATTGTCAACAATAAAAACACCAGCGCTCCGATAATAAAACTAATCTGGTTTCATCTCCTTTTTTCTTGATATTGACATTCGTTTTCATTAACGAACAAATGATTACAGGTTAACGGCAATGCTTCAAAACCGCTTTCTTCCAATAATAATGGTACAGGATAAGCTGGAAGGATCATGCCGGGGAGGAAAACAATTGCTTACTATCTTAAAAGATAAATTCAAAAATTCATTCATATTAAAACGCAGGACCAATAGTAGAAACAAGCTAAGAGCAAAGTCATTTATGGCGATACTCTTGATACTAATCCTTCCTGCCGGGGTCATGCTGGCTCTAACCGAACTGGCGGACAGTAACTCACTGCCCATGTTTATCTGCCTGCACTTCAGTTTATGCATAGCCCTGTGCATGCCCATCGCCACTTGGCTTGAAGATTGGATGGTCAACAGGGAAGTCCGCAAGATGAACAGCTTCTGCATAAAACTCAAACAAGGCAGATTGGATCACCGTCTGGAAATCTACTCCAACAAAACAGGCTCTGCCACTGATGAACTTTGCAGGCTTCAGCACAACCTGAATTGGCTGGCCCACTCCGTTGCCAAACGGGAATCCAAACTGACAGAGTCATTAGCAAAGACCCAGCGGGACAAGGAAAGACTCAACCTGCTTTCCTACACCGACCACCTTACCGGATTGTTCAATAAACGCTTTTTTGAGCTGAAACTGGTAGAAACCTGCTCCAGATGCATTTCATGCAAAACACCTCTCCATCTCATGCTCATAGACTGCGACCACTTTAAGGAGGTCAACGATGTGTACGGGCATCAGGAAGGAGACAGGCTCCTTGCGGAACTTGGGCAAATCATCAGTTCCTCTGTTAGAAACGGTACTGATTTTCCCTTCCGGTTCGGTGGGGACGAATTCGGAGCAATCCTTGTCGGCGTGGACTCAACCCGCTGCGAGCAGATTGCCGAACGTATTCGAAACCGTTTTGCGCAAGTTAAAGTTGGTAAGGCAAGTTTAAGCATAGGTATCTCTAAACTCTGCTATCAGGCTGTTGATCCTGAAGCCGAAGCCGAAAAGCTGGTCTCCTCTGCAGATAAGGCCTTGTACTTTGCCAAAAATACCGGAAGAGACAAGGTGATAAGTCCAGCCCAGTATAAAGAAATCCTGCATAGAGCTTAGTTTTCAGCAGAGATTTATCTCTGCTGAAAACTTGCTAACCAGCCATATCAGCCTTTGCTTCATCAACAAGGCGGGCGACTTCGTCCTTGGCAGAACTATACTGCCGGGAAGCCCAGCTACCTGCTTTCACCCCGCCTTTAACCACCTTACTGACCGCGGGTTTTACACCCCCGGCCTTGTATACAGCATATACAGCTACACCAACCGCAGTAGCGGCTGTTGAAACCAGCAATATTTTTCCGATATTGAAACTCATTTTTATTCTCCTTAAAGAACCATAAGACAAAATAATTTATACTCCTGATATGCAAAGCGCATAACAAGATAAAGTCATGCAAATGATAATTACTTGCGATAATGAGTTATTGTTTTCGACAGTTTGGACAAATCCCATAAAGAATCATCTTATGCCTGTTCACGGCAAAATCGTATTTATTGGCCAACTTTTCCTGCAGTTCCTCTATACGTTCTTCCACAACTTCAATCCGGCAGTTGCAACGGATACAAACCAGATGGTCATGGTGATCCCTGTTATGGCGGCATTCAAACCGGGTTATTCCGTCCCCGAAATCCAATGGCTCAGCAATACCGCTATCAGACAGGAGTTTTATGGTCCGGTAAACCGTTGCCGGACTGATGGAAGAATCACGCTTGCAGACATGTTCATAAAGCTCTTCGCATGAATGATGTCCTTGAATTCCCAGAAATACTTCCAAT contains:
- a CDS encoding HAMP domain-containing sensor histidine kinase, giving the protein MSNEKKSADVSSYEPEGPLGEGFHLSAGAGPEKMLQIQRRIHEKMDDYKDYSFSATEKRALMIFFDLAQEFDSLEDFFAVCTAVPRSLFNIDCRLYLAMGPDDFVPVGRTESRAPVCSSVPLEKVFHAGHLFIPIRGNLELVDQLPFKPAGDVIGCFEFYKMADLSEHQSLFFEKYVNRVGFQLHSKILRRKGQEHLEFVRNLVKDVGHNVIVPNMYFKLFYNRLRDRIENIRKLESDIEGKSKSEIRTDLEGMYNGLVSQFNEIHSHYEQTSLFLETLLRRQHFEEGRYIVEKRPCNLLKQIIEPQLERYRSRFEDRGIRLDISMGGVPDREVRIVADVGLISQVYANLFSNAVKYTRDETMCDGRRDKFAAYGWDMVKDYFRNGWDGLKLNVYTTGPHIQEHDREMLFQPGFRSDNVGNEYGSGHGLFFVRQVVELHGGEVGYEPQDGGNNFYFVLPFREN
- a CDS encoding transcriptional repressor; the protein is MSSPQTQFLEYLTKNKMAATEQRRIVLEVFLGIQGHHSCEELYEHVCKRDSSISPATVYRTIKLLSDSGIAEPLDFGDGITRFECRHNRDHHDHLVCIRCNCRIEVVEERIEELQEKLANKYDFAVNRHKMILYGICPNCRKQ
- the feoB gene encoding ferrous iron transport protein B, with amino-acid sequence MSAEGKQAMKDNFLVALAGQQNAGKSTTYNMLTGANQHVANYPGVTVDKKVGSYREGKTRYEVVDLPGTYSLTSFSLEERVSREFLLEEKPDVVVNVMDATCLRRSLYFTFQVLEMNFPVTVALNMMDVATSQGLSIDLKELTNRLGVDVVATIGRKGKGKQALKAAIRKAVNQEAYSRPVVIDYGDLEIHAEALEEQLAADTSLGVLYPLRWLAIKLLENDSEARKIVETKHSNGKPIIEDALSRRMAFEDETGVDTGDYIVACRDRVAGEIVEACVTKEKDSGQPISERIDHWVLNRALAPFFLLATVYLIYELSIVQGYELTKYTWPFLATFRDFVASILPPAGLIEDSLLRSMVLWMVDSANTLLNYVPIFLILFALIAILEDSGYMARIAFILDRIFHSFGLHGQSTLPFILGGVFAGGCAVPGIMSTKGIPDERSRLATILTVPFMNCLAKIPLYTLLVNIYFADHKSWAMFFISTITIIMALIIAKILTTTVLKGRETAPFIMEMPNYHAPTFFGVAQRSLERTWEYIKKVGSIVVAVSLCVFSLLQFPGLSAERMDYYEAEMSKAVAVYDSNVAENAYAALATGDKMLPLLNLYDDYKRARMNASGKEGAARVDSSFKEANPDSFILVKPGGDKAAKVVNRALRKVSTARKSLRRMIKEEKIKTSFFGMIGRSLEPVTKYAGFDWKINIALISSFAARESSVATMGVLYQQGADDNQTLEQRMDNESQHSGMNSLHALAVILFFALYPPCLAATIMVKVQTGSYKWMVFAIFFPTAVGFGVASSVFTLGNAIGASGITMMKGFYVLALSVALLIALVHKIASDKVSSSYEYQPSNQ
- a CDS encoding GGDEF domain-containing protein; protein product: MAILLILILPAGVMLALTELADSNSLPMFICLHFSLCIALCMPIATWLEDWMVNREVRKMNSFCIKLKQGRLDHRLEIYSNKTGSATDELCRLQHNLNWLAHSVAKRESKLTESLAKTQRDKERLNLLSYTDHLTGLFNKRFFELKLVETCSRCISCKTPLHLMLIDCDHFKEVNDVYGHQEGDRLLAELGQIISSSVRNGTDFPFRFGGDEFGAILVGVDSTRCEQIAERIRNRFAQVKVGKASLSIGISKLCYQAVDPEAEAEKLVSSADKALYFAKNTGRDKVISPAQYKEILHRA
- a CDS encoding FeoA family protein produces the protein MLNKFDFFNREPASIRKGRHGAGGRRQGKPCRIHGKSLLDIPIGGKAVIRGHSSNGAVRQRLLDLGFVPGREIEVVRVATLGCPLELRVAGYCVTLRRTEAYQIEVEDER
- the serB gene encoding phosphoserine phosphatase SerB, translating into MPEIILIQISGEDKPGLTSALTGVLAGYGIDILDIGQSVIHSQLVLGILIRIPLEAESAPVLKDIMFKGYELGVNVRFKPIEADKYMDWVNAQGKPRHIATLVGHKLTGAHISRISEIIADNGLNIDMIHRLSGRIPMNGEPAPRHACVEFSIRGVPEDLDRMRSNFLEMAAEDQVDIALQEDNVFRRNRRLVAFDMDSTLIQAEVIDELAKAAGSGEIVSRITESAMRGEIDFKESLRQRLATLKGLDESVMEDIARKLPITEGAERLISNLKKFGYKTAIISGGFTYFGEKLQEKLGVDYVYANRLEIKDGKLTGGVIGDIVDGAKKAELLHKIAEMEKISLQQSIAVGDGANDLPMLSIAGLGIAFHAKPKVKQDARQSISHFGLDSILYLIGLRDRDTD
- a CDS encoding DUF4198 domain-containing protein; protein product: MKMKVVFLNLLLVVAMAVPASAHFQMIYTPEIAINKGAETDVKLVFTHPYEAGHTMKMGMPEEFYMLHQKGEEGKTKKYDLKKLLKPITWTSLTNSGEAYEAKLPKKIVRSMGDYTLVLVPAPYYEGEEDIYIQQITKTYMNVGGLPGNWAASAGLKTEWVPLVKPYAMWTGMTFEAQLLSDGKPVPNADVEVEYMNHEPDMENNSFKKEAKSEAPHDAFVTMGVKTDAHGYVTFTVPKAGWWGFCALGAGPDKEFKGKELSQDAVIWIKAVDM